The Streptomyces achromogenes genome window below encodes:
- the gnd gene encoding phosphogluconate dehydrogenase (NAD(+)-dependent, decarboxylating) yields the protein MQLGLVGLGKMGGNMRERIRRAGHTVVGYDRNPEVSDVKDLAELVGRLEAPRTVWVMVPAGAATQSVVDELGDLLEPGDTVVDGGNSRWTDDEKHAAELGAKGIGFVDAGVSGGVWGLQNGYALMVGGDAEHIARVQPVFDALKPDGPYGYVHAGKVGAGHFSKMVHNGIEYAMMQAYAEGWELLEKVDSVENVREVFRSWQEGTVIRSWLLDLAVNALDEDTHLDKLRGYAEDSGEGRWTVEAAIDNAVPLPAITASLFARFASRQDDSPQMKMIAALRNQFGGHAVESAEK from the coding sequence ATGCAGCTGGGCCTGGTCGGTCTGGGCAAGATGGGCGGCAACATGCGCGAGCGCATCCGCCGCGCCGGCCACACCGTCGTCGGCTACGACCGCAACCCCGAGGTCTCCGACGTCAAGGACCTGGCCGAACTCGTCGGCAGGCTCGAGGCGCCGCGCACCGTGTGGGTGATGGTCCCGGCCGGCGCGGCCACCCAGTCCGTGGTCGACGAACTCGGCGACCTGCTCGAGCCCGGCGACACCGTCGTCGACGGCGGCAACTCCCGCTGGACGGACGACGAGAAGCACGCCGCCGAACTCGGCGCCAAGGGCATCGGCTTCGTCGACGCGGGCGTCTCCGGGGGCGTCTGGGGCCTGCAGAACGGCTACGCCCTGATGGTCGGCGGCGACGCCGAGCACATCGCCCGCGTGCAGCCGGTCTTCGACGCGCTGAAGCCGGACGGCCCGTACGGCTACGTCCACGCGGGCAAGGTCGGCGCCGGGCACTTCTCGAAGATGGTCCACAACGGCATCGAGTACGCCATGATGCAGGCCTACGCCGAGGGCTGGGAGCTGCTGGAGAAGGTCGACTCCGTGGAGAACGTGCGCGAGGTCTTCCGCTCCTGGCAGGAGGGCACGGTCATCCGGTCCTGGCTGCTGGACCTGGCCGTCAACGCCCTCGACGAGGACACCCACCTGGACAAGCTGCGCGGTTACGCCGAGGACTCCGGCGAGGGCCGGTGGACGGTCGAGGCCGCCATCGACAACGCCGTGCCGCTGCCCGCGATCACGGCCTCGCTGTTCGCGCGGTTCGCCTCCCGGCAGGACGACTCGCCGCAGATGAAGATGATCGCCGCGCTGCGCAACCAGTTCGGCGGCCACGCCGTCGAGTCGGCGGAGAAGTAG
- the tkt gene encoding transketolase, with amino-acid sequence MSTQTPNDFTWTDTDRRAVDTARLLAADAVQQVGNGHPGTAMSLAPVAYTIFQKVMRHDPADPEWTGRDRFVLSPGHTSLTLYTQLFLAGYELELADLKRFRTHGSKTPGHPEYGHTAGVETTTGPLGQGVANAVGMAMAARYERGLFDPDAPRGESPFDHTIWGIVSDGDLQEGVSAEASSLAGHQKLGNLVLVYDDNHISIEGDTATAFSEDVLGRYAAYGWHTQRVEPAGDGDVDVPALHAALRAARAETGRPSIISLRTIIAWPAPNARDTGAAHGSALGADEVAATKRVLGFDPEKSFEVEEKVLAHTRAALDRGARDHAAWDGRLAGWRAANPARAALFDRVVAGRLPDGWEDALPVFEPGGSLATRAASGKVLQALGPVLPELWGGSADLAGSNNTTIDKTSSFLPEGSPLPEASPYGRTVHFGIREFAMAATMNGIALHGDTRVYGGTFLVFSDYMRNAVRMSALMQLPVTYVWTHDSVGLGEDGPTHQPVEHLASLRAIPGLNVVRPADANETAIVWAEILRRHATRPAPHGLVLSRQGLPTYAPNPDAAKGGYVLRDSSSDVPDVVLVATGSEVRLAVDAREALRAEGIDARVVSMPSVEWFEEQPRAYRDQVLAPSVRARVAVEAGIGLPWHRFVGDAGRIVSLEHFGASADAGTLFAEYGFTAENVAAAARESVAAARG; translated from the coding sequence ATGAGCACGCAGACGCCGAACGACTTCACCTGGACCGACACCGACCGGCGTGCGGTCGACACCGCCCGACTGCTGGCGGCCGACGCCGTGCAGCAGGTGGGCAACGGGCATCCCGGAACGGCCATGAGTCTGGCCCCGGTCGCCTACACGATCTTTCAGAAGGTGATGCGGCACGATCCGGCCGATCCGGAGTGGACCGGGCGCGACCGCTTCGTGCTGTCCCCGGGACACACCTCGCTGACCCTCTACACCCAGCTCTTCCTCGCCGGCTACGAGCTGGAGCTGGCGGACCTGAAGCGCTTCCGCACGCACGGCTCGAAGACGCCCGGACACCCCGAGTACGGGCACACCGCCGGCGTCGAGACGACGACCGGGCCTCTCGGCCAGGGTGTCGCCAACGCCGTGGGCATGGCGATGGCCGCGCGCTACGAGCGCGGTCTGTTCGACCCCGACGCCCCGCGGGGCGAGTCCCCCTTCGACCACACGATCTGGGGCATCGTCTCCGACGGCGACCTTCAGGAGGGCGTCTCGGCCGAGGCCTCCTCGCTGGCCGGCCACCAGAAGCTCGGCAACCTCGTCCTCGTCTACGACGACAACCACATCTCCATCGAGGGCGACACCGCCACCGCGTTCTCCGAGGACGTGCTGGGGCGGTACGCCGCCTACGGCTGGCACACCCAGCGCGTCGAGCCGGCCGGGGACGGCGACGTCGACGTCCCCGCGCTCCACGCGGCCCTGCGGGCGGCGCGGGCCGAGACCGGCCGCCCGTCGATCATCTCGCTGCGCACGATCATCGCCTGGCCCGCGCCGAACGCCCGCGACACCGGGGCGGCGCACGGCTCGGCGCTCGGCGCGGACGAGGTCGCCGCCACCAAGCGCGTGCTGGGCTTCGACCCGGAGAAGTCCTTCGAGGTCGAGGAGAAGGTCCTCGCGCACACCCGCGCCGCTCTCGACCGGGGTGCGCGGGACCACGCCGCCTGGGACGGGCGGCTCGCCGGGTGGCGGGCCGCGAACCCCGCGCGGGCGGCCCTGTTCGACCGGGTCGTCGCGGGCCGCCTCCCCGACGGCTGGGAGGACGCGCTTCCGGTGTTCGAGCCCGGCGGGTCGCTCGCCACCCGCGCCGCGTCCGGCAAGGTGCTCCAGGCGCTCGGCCCGGTGCTGCCCGAGCTGTGGGGCGGCTCCGCCGACCTCGCCGGCTCCAACAACACCACCATCGACAAGACGTCGTCGTTCCTTCCCGAGGGCAGCCCGCTGCCCGAGGCGAGCCCGTACGGACGGACCGTCCACTTCGGCATCCGCGAGTTCGCGATGGCCGCGACGATGAACGGGATCGCACTGCACGGCGACACCCGCGTCTACGGCGGCACCTTCCTGGTGTTCTCCGACTACATGCGCAACGCCGTCCGCATGTCGGCGCTGATGCAGCTGCCGGTGACGTACGTGTGGACGCACGACTCCGTCGGCCTCGGCGAGGACGGCCCCACCCACCAGCCGGTCGAGCACCTCGCGTCGCTGCGCGCGATCCCCGGCCTGAACGTGGTCCGCCCGGCCGACGCCAACGAGACCGCGATCGTCTGGGCCGAGATCCTGCGGCGGCACGCCACCCGTCCCGCTCCGCACGGCCTCGTCCTGTCCCGCCAGGGCCTGCCGACGTATGCGCCGAACCCGGACGCGGCCAAGGGCGGCTACGTGCTCCGGGACTCCTCCTCGGACGTCCCCGACGTGGTGCTCGTCGCCACCGGCTCGGAGGTGCGGCTGGCCGTCGACGCGCGCGAGGCGCTGCGGGCCGAGGGGATCGACGCCCGGGTCGTGTCGATGCCGTCCGTGGAGTGGTTCGAGGAGCAGCCGCGGGCCTACCGCGACCAGGTGCTTGCGCCGTCCGTGCGGGCCCGGGTCGCCGTCGAGGCGGGCATCGGCCTGCCCTGGCACCGGTTCGTGGGCGACGCCGGGCGCATCGTCTCCCTCGAGCACTTCGGCGCCTCCGCCGACGCCGGGACCCTGTTCGCCGAGTACGGCTTCACCGCCGAGAACGTCGCCGCCGCGGCCCGGGAATCCGTGGCCGCCGCCCGCGGTTGA
- a CDS encoding histidine phosphatase family protein, with amino-acid sequence MGDLLLVRHGETEWSRSGRHTSRTDLPLTPHGEDQAKSLVPLLSGRTFSLALTSPLHRATRTAELAGVPGVASEPDLHEWDYGGYEGVTTVDIHRTRPTWDLWTDGVPPGPQGHPGESPDEVGRRADRVLERVVPALARGDVVLVAHSHFLRVLTARRLGLPPAEGRLFQLATATVSRLSTEHGRPVIAEWNLRA; translated from the coding sequence GTGGGGGACCTCCTGCTGGTCCGCCACGGGGAGACGGAGTGGAGCAGGTCGGGACGGCACACCAGCCGGACCGACCTGCCCCTCACCCCGCACGGCGAGGACCAGGCAAAGTCACTCGTCCCGCTGCTCTCCGGCCGGACCTTCTCGCTCGCTCTGACCAGCCCGCTGCACCGCGCGACGCGCACCGCGGAACTCGCCGGCGTCCCCGGCGTCGCATCCGAGCCCGACCTGCACGAGTGGGACTACGGCGGCTACGAGGGCGTCACCACCGTCGACATCCACCGCACCCGTCCCACCTGGGACCTGTGGACGGACGGCGTGCCGCCCGGTCCGCAGGGCCACCCCGGCGAGTCACCCGACGAGGTCGGACGGCGCGCCGACCGGGTGCTGGAGCGGGTGGTGCCGGCGCTCGCCCGCGGGGACGTCGTCCTCGTCGCCCACTCCCACTTCCTGCGGGTGCTGACGGCCCGCCGGCTCGGCCTGCCGCCCGCCGAGGGGCGGTTGTTCCAGCTCGCCACGGCCACGGTCAGCCGTCTGTCGACGGAACACGGGCGACCCGTGATCGCCGAATGGAACCTACGGGCATAG
- the zwf gene encoding glucose-6-phosphate dehydrogenase — protein sequence MSSSSLGAAWENPLRDPRDRRLPRIAGPSGLVIFGVTGDLSRKKLMPAVYDLANRGLLPPGFSLVGFARRDWEDEDFAQIVHDAVREHSRTPFREEVWQQLAEGMRFIPGDFDDDTAFKQLKTAVEELDASRGTGGNFAFYLSVPPKFFPKVVEQLKKHGLAKAPEGSWRRAVIEKPFGRDLVSAQQLNAVVHDVFEPDQVFRIDHYLGKETVQNILALRFANTMFEPIWNRSFVDHVQITMAEDIGIGGRAGYYDGIGSARDVIQNHLLQLMALTAMEEPASFDAASLLTEKLKVLRSVKLPDDLGRHTVRAQYAGAWQGGEKVRGYLEEDGIDPSSTTDTFAAVKLNVDNRRWAGVPFYLRTGKRLGRRVTEIAVVFQRAPHSPFDSAATEELGANAIVIRVQPDEGITVRFGSKVPGTSMEIRDVTMDFAYGESFTESSPEAYERLILDVLLGDANLFPRHQEVEESWKILDPIEEYWARHGRPAQYPSGSWGPEEADEMLARDGRSWRRP from the coding sequence ATGAGCAGCAGCAGTCTCGGCGCGGCCTGGGAGAACCCCCTGAGGGACCCCCGCGACCGGCGCCTGCCCCGCATCGCGGGCCCGTCCGGCCTCGTCATCTTCGGGGTGACGGGCGACCTGTCCCGCAAGAAGCTGATGCCGGCGGTGTACGACCTCGCCAACCGCGGGCTGCTCCCGCCGGGCTTCTCGCTCGTCGGATTCGCCCGCCGTGACTGGGAGGACGAGGACTTCGCGCAGATCGTCCACGACGCGGTGCGCGAGCACTCCCGCACGCCGTTCCGCGAGGAGGTCTGGCAGCAGCTCGCCGAGGGCATGCGGTTCATCCCCGGCGACTTCGACGACGACACGGCGTTCAAGCAGCTCAAGACAGCCGTGGAGGAGCTGGACGCCTCCCGGGGCACCGGCGGCAACTTCGCCTTCTACCTGTCCGTGCCGCCGAAGTTCTTCCCCAAGGTCGTCGAGCAGCTCAAGAAGCACGGGCTGGCGAAGGCGCCGGAGGGCTCCTGGCGGCGCGCGGTCATCGAGAAGCCGTTCGGACGCGACCTGGTGAGCGCCCAGCAGCTCAACGCGGTGGTGCACGACGTGTTCGAACCCGACCAGGTCTTCCGCATCGACCACTACCTGGGCAAGGAGACCGTCCAGAACATCCTGGCGCTCCGCTTCGCGAACACGATGTTCGAGCCGATCTGGAACCGGTCCTTCGTGGACCATGTGCAGATCACCATGGCCGAGGACATCGGCATCGGCGGCCGGGCCGGCTACTACGACGGCATCGGCTCGGCCCGTGACGTCATCCAGAACCACCTGCTCCAGCTGATGGCGCTGACCGCCATGGAGGAGCCGGCCTCCTTCGACGCCGCCTCGCTGCTCACCGAGAAGCTCAAGGTGCTGCGGTCCGTGAAGCTGCCGGACGACCTGGGCCGGCACACCGTGCGGGCCCAGTACGCGGGCGCCTGGCAGGGCGGTGAGAAGGTGCGCGGCTACCTCGAGGAGGACGGCATCGACCCGTCGTCCACGACGGACACCTTCGCCGCCGTGAAGCTGAACGTCGACAACCGCCGCTGGGCGGGCGTCCCGTTCTACCTGCGCACCGGCAAGCGGCTCGGCCGGCGGGTGACCGAGATCGCGGTCGTCTTCCAGCGGGCCCCGCACTCCCCCTTCGACTCCGCGGCCACCGAGGAGCTGGGCGCGAACGCCATCGTCATCCGGGTCCAGCCGGACGAGGGGATCACGGTCCGCTTCGGCTCCAAGGTGCCCGGCACCTCCATGGAGATCCGGGACGTCACGATGGACTTCGCCTACGGCGAGTCCTTCACCGAGTCCAGTCCCGAGGCGTACGAGCGCCTCATCCTGGACGTGCTGCTCGGCGACGCCAACCTGTTCCCGCGCCACCAGGAAGTGGAAGAGTCCTGGAAGATCCTCGACCCGATCGAGGAGTACTGGGCACGGCACGGCAGGCCCGCGCAGTACCCCTCGGGCAGCTGGGGCCCCGAGGAAGCCGACGAGATGCTCGCACGAGACGGACGGAGCTGGCGCAGGCCATGA
- the opcA gene encoding glucose-6-phosphate dehydrogenase assembly protein OpcA, translating to MKIDLTDTTASKINKALVKGRRAIGTPAVGMVLTMVIVTDEENAYDAIKAAEEASHEHPSRTLVVIKRHARTPRERTRSRLDAEVRVGSEAGTGETVVLRTYGEVSDHADSVVLPLLLPDAPVVVWWPVDAPQNPSKDPLGALAQRRITDLYAVENPLRALETRVRSYAPGDTDLAWTRLTPWRSMLAAALDQARVPIVSGAVEAEADNPAAELLARWLEARLKVTIDRVVTDGPVVTAVRLGTADGDIVIDRPEGPLATLTLPGQPSRTLALKVRTTSELIAEELRRLDADEMYAIALRGEGTEETPAHV from the coding sequence ATGAAGATCGACCTGACCGACACCACTGCAAGCAAGATCAACAAGGCGCTGGTGAAGGGCCGCCGCGCCATCGGCACACCGGCCGTGGGCATGGTCCTGACGATGGTCATCGTCACGGACGAGGAGAACGCCTACGACGCCATCAAGGCGGCCGAAGAGGCCTCGCACGAGCATCCCTCGCGCACCCTCGTCGTCATCAAGCGGCACGCCCGCACCCCGCGCGAGCGCACCCGGTCCCGGCTGGACGCCGAGGTCCGCGTCGGCTCCGAGGCCGGCACCGGCGAGACGGTCGTGCTGCGGACCTACGGCGAGGTCTCCGACCACGCCGACTCCGTCGTCCTGCCGCTGCTGCTGCCGGACGCGCCGGTCGTCGTGTGGTGGCCCGTCGACGCGCCGCAGAACCCGTCGAAGGACCCGTTGGGCGCGCTGGCCCAGCGCAGGATCACCGACCTGTACGCCGTCGAGAACCCGCTGCGGGCCCTGGAGACGCGGGTGCGCTCCTACGCCCCCGGCGACACCGACCTCGCCTGGACCCGCCTCACCCCGTGGCGCTCGATGCTGGCGGCGGCCCTGGACCAGGCCCGGGTGCCGATCGTCTCGGGCGCCGTCGAGGCCGAGGCGGACAACCCCGCCGCGGAGCTGCTGGCCCGCTGGCTGGAGGCGCGGCTGAAGGTCACGATCGACCGCGTCGTCACCGACGGGCCGGTCGTCACTGCCGTGCGGCTGGGCACCGCGGACGGTGACATCGTCATCGACCGCCCCGAGGGCCCGCTGGCCACGCTCACCCTGCCCGGCCAGCCCTCGCGCACCCTCGCACTGAAGGTCCGCACCACCTCCGAACTCATCGCCGAGGAGCTCAGGCGCCTCGACGCGGACGAGATGTACGCCATCGCCCTGCGAGGCGAGGGCACCGAGGAGACCCCTGCTCATGTCTGA
- the pgi gene encoding glucose-6-phosphate isomerase, whose amino-acid sequence MSDTPRPDLRPEWTALQDHRAGWEASLRDLFAADPQRAERYVVRVGDLRIDYSKHLVTDETLARLRELASATDVFGLRDAMFRGERINLTEDRAVLHTALRAPRDAVIEVDGENVVPAVHAVLDKMAGFAERVRSGEWTGHTGRRIRNVVNIGIGGSDLGPAMAYEALRPYTARELTFRFVSNVDGADLHEAVRDLDPAETLFIVASKTFTTIETITNATSARSWLLDGLGGDEKAVAQHFVALSTNAGKVAGFGIDTANMFEFWDWVGGRYSFDSAIGLSLMIAIGPDRFRELLDGFRIVDDHFRTAPAESNAPLILGLLGIWYGNFHDAQSHAVLPYSHYLSKFTDYLQQLDMESNGKSVDREGRPVRWQTGPVVWGTPGTNGQHAYYQLIHQGTKLIPADFIGFARPVDELSGELASQHDLLMANFFAQTQALAFGKTPEEVRAEGVPEELVAHKTFQGDHPTTTILATGLTPSVLGQLIALYEHKVFVQGAVWNIDSFDQWGVELGKVLAKRVEPALTEGAEVPGLDSSTTALVAAYRALRK is encoded by the coding sequence ATGTCTGACACCCCCCGCCCCGACCTGCGGCCCGAGTGGACCGCCCTCCAGGACCACCGCGCCGGATGGGAGGCGAGTCTGCGGGACCTGTTCGCCGCCGACCCGCAGCGCGCCGAGCGGTACGTGGTGCGCGTCGGCGATCTGCGCATCGACTACTCCAAGCACCTCGTCACCGACGAGACGCTCGCGCGTCTGCGTGAACTCGCCTCCGCCACCGACGTGTTCGGGCTGCGGGACGCCATGTTCCGCGGCGAGCGGATCAACCTCACCGAGGACCGCGCGGTGCTGCACACCGCCCTGCGCGCCCCGCGCGACGCGGTGATCGAGGTCGACGGGGAGAACGTCGTCCCCGCCGTGCACGCCGTCCTCGACAAGATGGCCGGCTTCGCCGAGCGGGTGCGCTCCGGAGAGTGGACCGGCCACACCGGCCGGCGCATCCGCAACGTCGTCAACATCGGCATCGGCGGCTCCGACCTGGGCCCGGCGATGGCCTACGAGGCGCTGCGGCCCTACACCGCACGCGAGTTGACGTTCCGGTTCGTGTCCAACGTGGACGGCGCAGACCTGCACGAGGCGGTCCGCGACCTGGACCCGGCGGAGACGCTGTTCATCGTCGCGTCGAAGACCTTCACCACCATCGAGACGATCACCAACGCCACCTCGGCCCGCTCCTGGCTCCTCGACGGGCTGGGCGGCGACGAGAAGGCGGTCGCCCAGCACTTCGTCGCCCTGTCGACGAACGCCGGGAAGGTCGCCGGCTTCGGCATCGACACGGCCAACATGTTCGAGTTCTGGGACTGGGTCGGCGGCCGCTACTCCTTCGACTCGGCGATCGGCCTCTCCCTCATGATCGCCATCGGCCCGGACCGCTTCCGGGAGCTGCTCGACGGGTTCAGGATCGTCGACGACCACTTCCGCACCGCGCCCGCCGAGTCCAACGCCCCGCTGATCCTGGGCCTGCTGGGCATCTGGTACGGCAACTTCCACGACGCCCAGTCGCACGCCGTGCTGCCGTACAGCCACTACCTGTCGAAGTTCACCGACTATCTCCAGCAGCTGGACATGGAGTCCAACGGCAAGTCGGTGGACCGCGAGGGCCGGCCCGTGCGGTGGCAGACCGGGCCGGTGGTGTGGGGCACGCCCGGCACCAACGGGCAGCACGCCTACTACCAGTTGATCCACCAGGGCACGAAGCTCATCCCGGCCGACTTCATCGGCTTCGCCCGGCCGGTCGACGAGCTCAGCGGCGAACTCGCCTCCCAACACGACCTGTTGATGGCGAACTTCTTCGCGCAGACGCAGGCGCTGGCCTTCGGCAAGACGCCCGAGGAGGTCCGCGCGGAAGGAGTGCCGGAGGAACTGGTCGCCCACAAGACGTTCCAGGGCGACCACCCCACGACCACGATCCTCGCGACCGGACTGACCCCGTCGGTGCTCGGTCAGCTCATCGCCCTCTACGAGCACAAGGTGTTCGTGCAGGGCGCGGTGTGGAACATCGACTCCTTCGACCAGTGGGGCGTGGAGCTCGGCAAGGTCCTCGCCAAGCGCGTCGAGCCCGCCCTCACCGAGGGGGCCGAGGTCCCCGGTCTCGACTCCTCCACCACCGCACTCGTCGCCGCCTACCGCGCACTCAGGAAGTAG
- a CDS encoding helix-turn-helix domain-containing protein, with protein sequence MADTPTQGGAGDGIRTFPFPVEHSVGGVGMQVGPMGPAHDGRSWHTDAPPDRVHRIDFHVVMLFDAGPVRHMIDFTRYEAAAGDVLWIRPGQVHRFSTSSEYRGTALTMQPGFLPRATVEATGLYRYDLPPLLHPSKAQLAGLRAALTYLRGEYDDGAAGTLPLSLHTAVLRHSLTAFLLRLAHLAASGAEATRRQADTTFTLFRDAVEKEFAANHSVSAYADSLGYSRRTLVRAVRAATGETPKGFIDKRVVLEAKRLLAHTDLPIGRVGAAVGFPDPANFSKYFQLHTGQTPVAFRADQG encoded by the coding sequence ATGGCGGACACACCTACCCAAGGCGGCGCCGGAGACGGCATCAGAACCTTTCCCTTCCCGGTCGAGCACAGCGTCGGCGGCGTCGGCATGCAGGTGGGCCCGATGGGTCCCGCGCACGACGGCCGCTCCTGGCACACGGATGCCCCGCCGGACCGCGTGCACCGCATCGACTTCCACGTCGTGATGCTGTTCGACGCCGGTCCCGTCCGCCACATGATCGACTTCACCCGGTACGAGGCGGCGGCGGGCGACGTGCTGTGGATCCGCCCCGGCCAGGTCCACCGCTTCTCGACGTCGAGCGAGTACCGCGGAACCGCCCTGACCATGCAGCCCGGATTCCTGCCGCGCGCCACCGTCGAGGCGACCGGCCTCTACCGCTACGACCTGCCGCCGTTGCTGCATCCGAGCAAGGCGCAACTCGCCGGGCTGCGCGCGGCGCTGACCTACCTGCGAGGGGAGTACGACGACGGGGCCGCGGGCACCCTGCCGCTGAGCCTGCACACGGCGGTGCTGCGGCACTCGCTGACGGCGTTCCTGCTGCGCCTGGCGCATCTGGCGGCGAGCGGCGCGGAGGCGACACGGCGTCAGGCGGACACGACGTTCACGTTGTTCAGGGACGCGGTGGAGAAGGAGTTCGCCGCCAACCACAGCGTCAGCGCCTACGCCGACTCCCTCGGCTACTCACGGCGCACCCTGGTGCGGGCGGTCCGCGCGGCCACCGGCGAGACGCCCAAGGGGTTCATCGACAAGCGGGTCGTCCTGGAGGCGAAACGGCTGCTGGCCCACACGGACCTGCCGATCGGCCGGGTGGGCGCGGCGGTCGGCTTCCCCGACCCGGCGAACTTCTCCAAGTACTTCCAACTGCACACCGGCCAGACCCCGGTGGCCTTCCGCGCCGACCAGGGCTGA
- a CDS encoding VOC family protein, producing the protein MPVDGRSHLRVARPSRDLAAAERFWAEGLGLRVLWRAEGGDGPGEHALLMLGWPDAGWHLELVHEPGRPVEPRPTEEDLLVIYVDGPVPDDLVARLEQGGGRQVRSPNPYWNEWGVTVEDPDGYRLVLCRRGWSNA; encoded by the coding sequence ATGCCCGTCGACGGCCGCAGCCACCTTCGTGTAGCCCGCCCCTCCCGCGATCTCGCCGCGGCGGAGCGGTTCTGGGCGGAAGGGCTCGGCCTGCGTGTCCTGTGGCGGGCCGAGGGCGGCGACGGGCCCGGCGAGCACGCGCTGCTGATGCTCGGCTGGCCCGACGCCGGCTGGCACCTGGAGCTGGTGCACGAGCCCGGCCGCCCGGTGGAACCCCGGCCGACGGAGGAGGACCTTCTGGTGATCTACGTCGACGGGCCCGTCCCGGACGACCTGGTGGCCCGGTTGGAACAAGGCGGCGGCAGGCAGGTGCGGTCGCCCAACCCGTACTGGAACGAGTGGGGAGTGACCGTCGAGGACCCCGACGGGTACCGGCTGGTGCTGTGCCGCCGCGGATGGTCCAACGCGTGA
- a CDS encoding TetR/AcrR family transcriptional regulator: MSEPEKPDPDLRTRLVDVGVDLLAREGAGALTLREIARRAGVSHGAPRRHFPTHLELLSAIAHRGFTDLAARVTTARGGEARDPRAELAELARTYLEFALENPGMYELMFRHDLLESGHLRLRDTSLPLFGVLVELVAGARPDIGDGFGAGSGSAPGARTVAGALWANLHGIAQLWRWGSLRLATGTDDFGPLLRTALDAHLGPEAGR, encoded by the coding sequence ATGAGTGAACCGGAGAAGCCCGACCCCGATCTGCGCACCCGCCTCGTGGACGTCGGCGTGGACCTGCTGGCCCGGGAGGGCGCCGGAGCCCTCACCCTGCGGGAGATCGCCCGCAGGGCCGGCGTCTCGCACGGCGCGCCCCGCCGCCACTTCCCCACCCACCTGGAGCTGCTGTCGGCGATCGCGCACCGGGGCTTCACCGACCTCGCCGCGCGGGTGACGACGGCACGCGGCGGCGAGGCCCGTGACCCGCGCGCGGAACTCGCCGAACTGGCCCGCACCTACCTGGAGTTCGCCCTGGAGAACCCCGGCATGTACGAGTTGATGTTCCGTCATGATCTGCTGGAGAGCGGCCATCTGAGGCTGCGCGACACCAGCCTGCCGCTGTTCGGCGTGCTGGTGGAGCTGGTCGCCGGGGCCCGCCCCGACATCGGCGACGGCTTCGGCGCCGGCTCCGGCTCGGCCCCAGGGGCCCGCACGGTCGCGGGCGCGCTGTGGGCGAACCTGCACGGCATCGCCCAGCTGTGGCGCTGGGGCAGCCTCCGGCTCGCCACCGGGACGGACGACTTCGGCCCCCTGCTGCGCACGGCTCTCGACGCGCACCTCGGTCCGGAGGCGGGCAGGTGA
- a CDS encoding PPOX class F420-dependent oxidoreductase: MTQDTTQNALLALLSEGRTGVLVTLKRDGRPQLSNVSHHYYPDEGVIRISVTDGRAKTRNLRRDPRASYHVTVPGHRAYTVAEGTADLTPVAEDPYDETVEELVRLYRDVQGEHPDWEDYRAAMVRDRRLVLRLRVERAYGIPRGASGG; the protein is encoded by the coding sequence ATGACTCAGGACACGACGCAGAACGCACTGCTGGCGCTGCTCTCCGAGGGCCGGACCGGGGTGCTGGTCACCCTCAAGCGCGACGGCCGGCCCCAGCTGTCGAACGTCAGTCACCACTACTACCCGGACGAGGGCGTCATCCGGATCTCCGTCACCGACGGTCGCGCCAAGACCCGCAACCTGCGCCGCGACCCCCGGGCCTCCTACCACGTCACCGTCCCCGGCCACCGCGCCTACACCGTCGCCGAGGGCACCGCCGACCTCACGCCGGTCGCCGAGGACCCCTACGACGAGACGGTCGAGGAACTGGTCCGTCTCTACCGCGACGTGCAGGGCGAACACCCCGACTGGGAGGACTACCGCGCCGCGATGGTCCGCGACCGGCGGCTGGTGCTGCGCCTGCGGGTGGAGCGGGCGTACGGCATCCCGAGGGGCGCCTCCGGCGGCTGA